One part of the Cyclobacteriaceae bacterium genome encodes these proteins:
- the mcrC gene encoding 5-methylcytosine-specific restriction endonuclease system specificity protein McrC yields the protein MQIPIENIYYLLCYAWNKLDEKERVNVSIDDKTELLDLFAKILINATKMLLKRGIDKNYIDYTEELAGVKGKVQISQTLKSNLLFKQRTICTFDDFSANIISNSILVSTIYRLTRTKGLDKQLKNELVSLQRMLSDIEQIEITNSLFKQVKLNRNNRFYGFVMNVCQIIYESTLPSEEQGKYKFSDFTRDDKKMNQLFESFVRNFYKIEQQKYKTVKKETIKWQFDNTDKDSYQYLPQMETDITLENDDEKIIIDAKFYRETMTLNYDKERIKSANLYQLFSYLLNQQDTNLKTHNATGILLYPTIETDYNLNFKYNEHKIQIRTINLNSNWRNISSRLKEIIEVDKKAIAQV from the coding sequence ATGCAAATACCTATTGAGAATATTTACTACTTACTTTGCTATGCTTGGAACAAGCTAGATGAGAAAGAACGTGTAAATGTTTCGATAGACGATAAGACGGAACTTCTTGACCTTTTTGCAAAGATTTTAATTAATGCTACAAAAATGCTTTTGAAAAGAGGCATTGATAAAAATTATATTGACTACACAGAAGAACTAGCAGGCGTAAAAGGTAAAGTTCAGATTAGTCAGACATTGAAAAGCAATTTACTTTTTAAACAAAGAACCATTTGCACATTTGACGATTTCTCCGCCAACATAATTTCAAACAGTATTTTGGTTTCAACCATTTATAGACTTACGAGAACCAAAGGACTTGACAAGCAGCTAAAAAATGAATTAGTTAGTTTACAAAGAATGTTGTCAGACATTGAACAAATTGAAATTACCAATTCACTCTTCAAGCAAGTAAAACTAAATAGAAACAACCGTTTCTATGGATTTGTAATGAATGTTTGTCAAATTATTTATGAAAGCACTTTGCCATCCGAAGAACAAGGAAAATATAAGTTCTCCGACTTCACAAGGGATGATAAAAAAATGAATCAATTATTTGAATCGTTTGTTAGAAACTTCTATAAAATCGAACAGCAGAAATACAAGACAGTAAAAAAGGAAACTATTAAGTGGCAATTTGATAACACAGACAAAGATAGTTACCAATATTTACCTCAAATGGAAACTGATATAACTTTAGAAAATGACGATGAAAAAATAATAATTGATGCAAAGTTTTACCGTGAGACAATGACTTTGAATTACGATAAGGAACGCATAAAATCAGCGAACTTATATCAGTTATTCAGTTACCTGCTCAACCAACAAGACACAAACTTAAAAACACATAATGCAACAGGCATTTTACTTTATCCGACAATTGAAACAGACTATAATTTAAATTTCAAATACAATGAACATAAAATACAAATCAGAACAATTAACTTAAATTCAAATTGGAGAAATATATCATCACGTTTAAAAGAAATAATTGAGGTGGACAAAAAAGCCATCGCACAGGTGTAA